The Flavobacteriales bacterium genome includes a region encoding these proteins:
- the aroF gene encoding 3-deoxy-7-phosphoheptulonate synthase gives MKENPKYKLAGRHWKNNKTVVDVHDCQIGGDEIFMIAGPCAVESEEQIDEIAQFVIGLGVKFLRGGAFKPRTSPYSFQGLEVEGLKLLNGVSKKYNLGIITEVLDLSLLDTVYPYADILQVGARNMKNYHFLKELGKTDKPIMLKRGMDATVEEWLLAAEYILLGGNENVILCERGIRTFDDSNRNTMDIAAIALAAQLTHLPIIADPSQGTGNRNLIGAMSKAAVAAGADGLMIEVHNNPKTALSDGPQSLYLEQFAEMLPEIEKVASAIGKTCSWRVNSEVINAEF, from the coding sequence TTGAAAGAAAATCCTAAATACAAGTTGGCTGGAAGGCACTGGAAAAACAACAAAACGGTTGTTGATGTGCATGATTGTCAAATTGGCGGCGATGAAATTTTTATGATTGCCGGACCTTGTGCCGTTGAAAGCGAAGAACAAATAGATGAGATTGCTCAGTTTGTTATTGGTTTGGGGGTTAAATTTTTGCGTGGAGGAGCTTTCAAACCAAGAACATCGCCATACAGTTTTCAGGGGCTGGAAGTAGAAGGCCTAAAACTGTTAAATGGCGTGTCCAAAAAGTATAACTTAGGAATCATAACTGAAGTGTTGGATTTGAGTTTGCTGGATACTGTTTACCCCTATGCCGATATTCTTCAGGTGGGAGCCCGCAATATGAAAAACTACCATTTCCTCAAAGAATTGGGCAAAACCGATAAGCCAATTATGTTGAAAAGAGGAATGGATGCCACGGTGGAAGAATGGCTTTTGGCTGCAGAATACATTTTGTTGGGTGGAAACGAAAATGTCATTTTATGCGAAAGAGGCATCCGAACGTTTGATGACAGCAACAGAAACACCATGGACATTGCTGCTATTGCACTGGCCGCTCAGTTGACCCATTTGCCTATCATCGCCGACCCAAGTCAGGGAACTGGAAACAGAAACTTAATTGGTGCGATGAGCAAAGCTGCCGTTGCTGCCGGAGCCGATGGATTGATGATTGAAGTTCATAACAATCCAAAAACGGCATTAAGCGATGGGCCACAATCTTTGTACCTGGAACAGTTTGCCGAAATGCTTCCCGAAATTGAAAAAGTGGCATCGGCCATAGGAAAAACATGCTCATGGCGTGTAAACTCGGAAGTGATAAATGCCGAATTTTAA
- a CDS encoding DUF4270 family protein, with product MIHYWLEISRKAARRAALLFSFSITVFVGCKEANDIVGENFIDKDLYLNTSLIDTLAVKTYTIKEDSLKIDSLSATLLGAIHDGDFGISSASAYLQILLREINVDFGTNPTIDSVVLSIAKHTGVPSYGSSASTNEMEVFQMAEIIQSEKSYYSNYKPKLGNKIGDWKYNLRLADTVWFEEDGQMNWLINTYRIRLDKSFGEDLVANGNFGSNEAFLQTLNGIAIVPKSSSLAVGEGSIVALNKNSDQSKLIVYYNGNLRKEFDITSESQNISSYEVVHTNTELLNQISNPGTNYSKCYVQSMAGCKMKIEIPGLLDLAKTGGEYAINEAEITFKLESGSVTDHFSAPTRLLLVQPSEVDGSNAFILDLVDQLIPPTSQWLGHTTYGGSYNASNQIYTFRFTRHLQQLFDEYKTTGNDNNRGFYLIIPSDNPITPSRAIINTGNTGTVKNLKVNIRYTKL from the coding sequence ATGATACACTATTGGCTAGAAATTAGCCGTAAGGCTGCCCGGAGGGCAGCCTTACTTTTTTCTTTTAGCATTACGGTTTTTGTTGGTTGCAAAGAGGCTAACGACATTGTCGGAGAAAATTTTATTGATAAAGATTTGTATTTAAACACTTCCTTAATCGATACACTTGCAGTAAAAACATACACCATAAAAGAAGATTCTTTAAAAATAGATTCACTATCGGCCACGCTTTTAGGGGCTATTCATGATGGTGATTTTGGAATTAGTTCGGCAAGTGCCTATCTGCAAATTTTGCTTCGCGAAATAAATGTGGATTTTGGCACAAACCCGACCATTGACTCGGTGGTGCTTTCTATTGCCAAGCATACTGGAGTGCCGAGCTATGGCAGCTCTGCTTCAACAAATGAAATGGAAGTATTTCAAATGGCTGAAATAATTCAATCAGAAAAAAGCTATTATTCAAACTACAAGCCAAAACTCGGAAACAAAATTGGCGATTGGAAATACAATCTTCGATTGGCTGATACGGTTTGGTTTGAAGAAGATGGTCAAATGAATTGGTTGATAAATACCTATCGAATCAGGTTGGATAAATCTTTTGGTGAAGATTTGGTGGCCAATGGTAATTTTGGAAGCAACGAAGCCTTTTTGCAAACCTTAAATGGCATTGCCATTGTTCCCAAGTCAAGCTCATTGGCAGTGGGCGAAGGTTCGATTGTGGCATTAAATAAAAATTCCGATCAGTCAAAATTGATTGTCTATTACAATGGAAATTTGAGAAAAGAATTTGATATTACTTCTGAATCTCAAAATATTTCATCTTATGAGGTGGTTCACACCAATACCGAGTTGTTAAATCAGATTTCCAATCCGGGTACAAACTACTCAAAATGTTACGTTCAATCTATGGCCGGATGCAAAATGAAAATAGAAATCCCGGGTTTGTTAGATTTAGCTAAAACAGGTGGGGAATACGCCATTAATGAAGCTGAAATAACGTTTAAACTTGAGAGCGGTTCTGTTACCGACCATTTTTCGGCTCCTACCCGTTTGTTGTTGGTTCAACCTTCAGAGGTGGACGGTTCAAATGCCTTTATTCTTGATTTGGTTGACCAATTAATTCCACCAACAAGCCAATGGCTCGGTCATACCACCTACGGAGGGTCGTATAACGCTTCTAATCAGATATATACATTCCGATTTACACGTCATCTTCAACAATTGTTTGACGAGTATAAAACAACGGGCAACGATAATAACCGAGGTTTTTATTTAATTATTCCTTCCGACAACCCAATTACTCCGAGTCGAGCAATTATAAATACTGGCAACACAGGTACGGTTAAAAATTTAAAGGTTAACATCAGATACACCAAACTTTAA